A single window of Dermochelys coriacea isolate rDerCor1 chromosome 14, rDerCor1.pri.v4, whole genome shotgun sequence DNA harbors:
- the LOC119842575 gene encoding tapasin isoform X2, which yields MTSLVPVGALALLLPDLAGALHRVPLPAGGHPKDGELPSCEINAYTPQEAHVPWAAGLTPEHRSPLGLGGPWFISSVQAPARGYGVSTVLKSEEATTSQQPAVIMAIAVLSVFSRTPHLHSRLGRDVLLDCCFTAPPGPFSVEWRYQYRGAGRVVLAYDGVSGRAHVAEAGAQLFLEEGRAGADTNVSLRLPQVGVRHEGTYICTIYLPHLHAQQALELRITEPPVVTLRPDPLLLAPGAPAELACEVSGYYPLDVTVSWLRRGPGEAGGDLLEYMTETWESGHRRGPDSTYSLSSFARLAPVQPRDHGATYSCHVTHAALATPARRSVQLRVAGATGPSLEDAIGMFLAAFLLYGLFRLLGNKVCPSGAEEKSKKSE from the exons ATGACTTCACTCGTCCCCGTGggggccctggccctgctcctgcccg ACCTTGCAGGGGCCCTGCACCGTGTCCCCCTCCCAGCGGGGGGGCACCCCAAGGATGGGGAGCTGCCCTCCTGTGAGATCAACGCCTACACACCACAGGAGGCCCACGTGCCCTGGGCAGCCGGCCTGACCCCCGAGCACCGCAGCCCCCTGGGCCTGGGGGGCCCCTGGTTCATCAGCAGCGTCCAGGCCCCGGCCAGGGGCTACGGAGTCAGCACTGTCCTCAAGAGTGAGGAGGCGACAACATCCCAGCAACCAGCGGTCATCATGGCAATTG CAGTGTTGTCCGTGTTCTCCCGCACCCCGCACCTGCACTCCCGCCTGGGCCGGGACGTGCTGCTGGACTGTTGCTTCACCGCACCACCTGGCCCATTCTCGGTGGAGTGGCGGTACCAGTACCGGGGTGCTGGGCGCGTGGTGCTGGCCTACGATGGGGTGTCAGGCCGAGCCCACGTGGCCGAGGCGGGGGCGCAACTGTtcctggaggaggggagggcgGGCGCAGACACCAACGTGTCGCTGCGACTGCCCCAGGTCGGGGTGCGGCATGAAGGAACCTACATCTGCACCATCTACCTGCCCCACCTCCATGCCCAGCAGGCCCTGGAGCTGCGCATCACTG AGCCCCCTGTGGTGACGCTGCGCCCTGACCCCCTATTGCTGGCCCCTGGGGCACCAGCTGAGCTGGCCTGTGAGGTCTCTGGCTATTACCCATTGGATGTGACGGTGAGCTGGCTGCGCCGGGGTCCCGGGGAGGCAGGGGGCGACCTGCTGGAGTACATGACTGAGACCTGGGAGTCAGGGCACCGGCGTGGCCCTGACAGCACCTACAGCCTGAGCAGCTTTGCCCGCCTGGCGCCCGTCCAGCCCCGCGACCACGGAGCCACCTACAGCTGCCACGTGACCCACGCCGCCCTGGCCACCCCTGCCCGGAGGAGCGTCCAGCTCCGCGTGGCAG GTGCCACGGGCCCCTCCCTGGAGGACGCCATTGGGATGTTCCTGGCTGCGTTCCTGCTCTATGGGCTCTTCCGCCTCCTAGGAAACAAGG TCTGTCCATCCGGAGCTGAAGAGAAAAGCAAG AAATCAGAGTGA
- the LOC119842575 gene encoding tapasin isoform X1 codes for MTSLVPVGALALLLPGFALCLALAGPPWLNCWFVEEAGGRMGVMPSSVTQRRALLLLRGVRGGLPETEPELPPDLEPGMVFDITDLAGALHRVPLPAGGHPKDGELPSCEINAYTPQEAHVPWAAGLTPEHRSPLGLGGPWFISSVQAPARGYGVSTVLKSEEATTSQQPAVIMAIAVLSVFSRTPHLHSRLGRDVLLDCCFTAPPGPFSVEWRYQYRGAGRVVLAYDGVSGRAHVAEAGAQLFLEEGRAGADTNVSLRLPQVGVRHEGTYICTIYLPHLHAQQALELRITEPPVVTLRPDPLLLAPGAPAELACEVSGYYPLDVTVSWLRRGPGEAGGDLLEYMTETWESGHRRGPDSTYSLSSFARLAPVQPRDHGATYSCHVTHAALATPARRSVQLRVAGATGPSLEDAIGMFLAAFLLYGLFRLLGNKVCPSGAEEKSKKSE; via the exons ATGACTTCACTCGTCCCCGTGggggccctggccctgctcctgcccg GGTTTGCTCTGTGTCTGGCTCTGGCGGGGCCCCCCTGGCTGAACTGCTGGTTCGTGGAGGAGGCTGGGGGGCGCATGGGGGTGATGCCGAGTTCCGTGACTCAGCGCCGGGCGCTGCTACTGCTGCGGGGGGTGAGAGGGGGGCTCCCCGAGACAGAGCCCGAGCTGCCCCCCGACCTGGAGCCAGGCATGGTTTTTGACATCACTG ACCTTGCAGGGGCCCTGCACCGTGTCCCCCTCCCAGCGGGGGGGCACCCCAAGGATGGGGAGCTGCCCTCCTGTGAGATCAACGCCTACACACCACAGGAGGCCCACGTGCCCTGGGCAGCCGGCCTGACCCCCGAGCACCGCAGCCCCCTGGGCCTGGGGGGCCCCTGGTTCATCAGCAGCGTCCAGGCCCCGGCCAGGGGCTACGGAGTCAGCACTGTCCTCAAGAGTGAGGAGGCGACAACATCCCAGCAACCAGCGGTCATCATGGCAATTG CAGTGTTGTCCGTGTTCTCCCGCACCCCGCACCTGCACTCCCGCCTGGGCCGGGACGTGCTGCTGGACTGTTGCTTCACCGCACCACCTGGCCCATTCTCGGTGGAGTGGCGGTACCAGTACCGGGGTGCTGGGCGCGTGGTGCTGGCCTACGATGGGGTGTCAGGCCGAGCCCACGTGGCCGAGGCGGGGGCGCAACTGTtcctggaggaggggagggcgGGCGCAGACACCAACGTGTCGCTGCGACTGCCCCAGGTCGGGGTGCGGCATGAAGGAACCTACATCTGCACCATCTACCTGCCCCACCTCCATGCCCAGCAGGCCCTGGAGCTGCGCATCACTG AGCCCCCTGTGGTGACGCTGCGCCCTGACCCCCTATTGCTGGCCCCTGGGGCACCAGCTGAGCTGGCCTGTGAGGTCTCTGGCTATTACCCATTGGATGTGACGGTGAGCTGGCTGCGCCGGGGTCCCGGGGAGGCAGGGGGCGACCTGCTGGAGTACATGACTGAGACCTGGGAGTCAGGGCACCGGCGTGGCCCTGACAGCACCTACAGCCTGAGCAGCTTTGCCCGCCTGGCGCCCGTCCAGCCCCGCGACCACGGAGCCACCTACAGCTGCCACGTGACCCACGCCGCCCTGGCCACCCCTGCCCGGAGGAGCGTCCAGCTCCGCGTGGCAG GTGCCACGGGCCCCTCCCTGGAGGACGCCATTGGGATGTTCCTGGCTGCGTTCCTGCTCTATGGGCTCTTCCGCCTCCTAGGAAACAAGG TCTGTCCATCCGGAGCTGAAGAGAAAAGCAAG AAATCAGAGTGA
- the LOC122456682 gene encoding LOW QUALITY PROTEIN: heme-binding protein 2-like (The sequence of the model RefSeq protein was modified relative to this genomic sequence to represent the inferred CDS: inserted 1 base in 1 codon) encodes MGRGIKAAPYLPGAQMHGKSWVTPQTLHPTSATTPLTMLLRMAPLLLLALAQGLWGEREKPKFCREVTECFTFDLICNSSDYEARLYPPSAWVSTRVNNTYTAAKTTGFWRVLHXIQGRNQLAKVTPTAPLPPTSDSTPREPTAPQPPHITPPQVFIEGFPALSTYVRSFGGWLTDANRGTHIRALDASLGRDARHFNHSWPYSAGYNSPMKLFDRHNEVWRLAWGGLGCAPE; translated from the exons ATGGGCAGGGGGATAAAAGCAGCCCCATATCTGCCTGGTGCCCAAATGCATGGGAAGAGCTGGGTCACACCCCAAACTCTCCACCCAA cttctgccacGACACCTCTCACAATGCTACTGCGAAtggccccactcctgctcctggccctggcacAGGGGCTCTGGGGAGAGAG GGAGAAGCCTAAATTCTGCAGGGAAGTCACCGAATGTTTCACCTTTGACCTCATCTGCAACAGCTCTGACTACGAG GCCCGGCTTTACCCCCCCTCGGCCTGGGTCAGCACCCGTGTGAACAACACGTACACAGCCGCCAAGACCACCGGCTTCTGGCGCGTCCTCC TCATCCAGGGCCGGAACCAGCTGGCTAAGGtgacccccacagcccctctgcccccaaccTCAGACTCCACCCCTAGAGAACCCACagctccccaacccccacacatAACCCCCC CCCAGGTTTTCATCGAGGGGTTCCCTGCTCTGTCCACCTACGTTCGCTCCTTTGGGGGGTGGCTCACGGACGCCAATCGAGGGACCCACATCCGGGCCCTTGATGCCTCCCTGGGGAGGGATGCCCGGCACTTCAACCACTCCTGGCCCTACTCGGCCGGCTACAACAG CCCCATGAAGCTGTTCGACCGCCACAATGAGGTCTGGCGCCTGGCATGGGGTGGCCTGGGCTGTGCCCCAGAGTGA
- the ZBTB22 gene encoding zinc finger and BTB domain-containing protein 22 isoform X1 yields the protein MCDGCPTHPSLSECPGSARTTQKLCLFAWGSSLTLPDTLVFHCSFQTCYRKPRQTSAKCCRAAGGGAVEELGVGEGLVQGPDHNRGWQSIPSTMDPACGAIVHVDFPEITSALLENLNQQRVEGKLCDISIHVQGRVFRAHRAVLAASSPYFHDQVLLKNMTSIVLPNVMDPGAFETVLGSAYTGKLSMASDEIVNFLTVGSVLQMWHIVDKCTELLKEGRGTTGPSPSSSFRAHSSRTSENQSPSSSNYFSPRETGEGPEHGPAKYALRGVAGGIERDGSEGLDEEVIFQAEKGPTRCPEPFSGGSKFILEADDDVSDSGGDGGSGGRRPAYVQPSIMPQKQWVYIKKERSQEDLVLTCEEDEDPVEVGPAPGEPPLSISDVRTLTEPSGAKLEEQVNFCESSEDFPSPYEGLEEGPGGGGSFAQRSLMPMDMQGNQILVFPPQTPVEHGAVQLAAGSGDGNKIFMCHCGKAFSHKSMRDRHVNMHLNLRPFDCPVCNKKFKMKHHLTEHMKTHTGLKPYECDVCAKKFMWRDSFMRHKGHCERRHRLSGAGGGPKKEPVAAGGGGEGDWAVLREPQAAGRSPRSELVFSGGSGAKM from the exons ATGTGTGATGGGTGCCCCACACACCCCAGTCTCTCTGAGTGCCCTGGTTCTGCTCGCACAACCCAGAAACTATGTCTCTTTGCCTGGGGCTCCTCCCTCACATTGCCAGACACACTTGTATTTCACTGTTCTTTTCAAACGTGCTATAGAAAGCCCAGACAGACCTCAGCCAAGTGCTGCAGGGCTGCGGGTGGTGGTGCTGTGGAGGAGTTAGGAGTTGGGGAAGGTCTTGTCCAAGGGCCGGACCACAATAGGGGTTG GCAGTCCATCCCCAGCACCATGGACCCGGCGTGCGGTGCCATTGTGCATGTGGACTTCCCTGAGATCACCAGTGCCCTGCTGgagaacctgaaccagcagcggGTGGAGGGCAAGCTGTGCGACATCTCCATCCACGTGCAGGGCCGGGTGTTCCGGGCCCACCGGGCCGTGCTCGCCGCCTCCTCGCCCTACTTCCATGACCAGGTGCTCCTGAAGAACATGACATCCATTGTGCTGCCCAACGTCATGGACCCGGGCGCCTTTGAGACAGTGCTGGGCTCTGCGTACACCGGCAAGCTGAGCATGGCCTCGGATGAGATTGTCAACTTCCTCACTGTGGGCAGCGTGCTTCAGATGTGGCACATTGTGGACAAGTGCACGGAGCTGCTCAAGGAGGGGCGGGGCACCACTGGCCCCtcaccttcctcctccttccgTGCCCACTCCAGCCGCACCAGCGAGAACCAGTCCCCGAGCAGCAGTAACTACTTCAGCCCCCGGGAGACGGGCGAGGGGCCGGAGCATGGGCCTGCCAAGTACGCGCTGCGAGGGGTGGCTGGCGGCATAGAGCGGGACGGATCGGAGGGGCTGGACGAGGAGGTGATCTTCCAGGCCGAGAAGGGTCCCACCCGCTGCCCCGAGCCCTTCTCCGGCGGCAGCAAGTTCATCCTGGAGGCAGACGACGACGTGAGTGACAGcggcggggatggggggagcggggggcggcGCCCAGCCTATGTGCAGCCCAGCATCATGCCCCAGAAGCAGTGGGTATACATCAAGAAGGAGCGGTCCCAGGAGGACTTGGTGCTGACGTGTGAGGAGGACGAGGACCCAGTGGAGGTGGGGCCGGCCCCTGGTGAGCCCCCCCTCAGCATCAGTGACGTGCGTACGCTGACTGAGCCCTCCGGGgccaagctggaggagcaggtcAACTTCTGCGAGTCCTCGGAGGACTTCCCCTCGCCCTatgaggggctggaggaggggccgGGCGGTGGCGGCAGCTTTGCCCAGCGTTCCCTAATGCCCATGGACATGCAGGGCAACCAGATCTTGGTCttccccccccagacccctgtgGAGCACGGGGCCGTGCAGCTGGCGGCCGGCTCGGGCGATGGCAACAAGATCTTCATGTGCCACTGTGGCAAGGCCTTCTCCCACAAGAGCATGCGCGACCGGCACGTCAACATGCATCTCAACCTGCGCCCCTTCGACTGCCCCGTCTGCAACAAGAAGTTCAAGATGAAGCACCACCTGACGGAGCACATGAAGACGCACACCGGCCTCAAGCCCTACGAGTGCGACGTCTGTGCCAAGAAGTTCATGTGGCGAGACAGCTTCATGCGCCACAAGGGGCACTGTGAGCGGCGCCACCGCCTGTCCGGGGCGGGTGGGGGACCCAAGAAGGAGCCTGTggcggcaggcgggggaggggagggcgacTGGGCAGTGCTGCGGGAGCCCCAGGCTGCCGGGAGGTCTCCGCGCAGCGAACTGGTCTTCAGCGGGGGGAGCGGGGCAAAGATGTGA
- the ZBTB22 gene encoding zinc finger and BTB domain-containing protein 22 isoform X2 — MAPAPLNQAGAGPGRARARGLGGGGQSIPSTMDPACGAIVHVDFPEITSALLENLNQQRVEGKLCDISIHVQGRVFRAHRAVLAASSPYFHDQVLLKNMTSIVLPNVMDPGAFETVLGSAYTGKLSMASDEIVNFLTVGSVLQMWHIVDKCTELLKEGRGTTGPSPSSSFRAHSSRTSENQSPSSSNYFSPRETGEGPEHGPAKYALRGVAGGIERDGSEGLDEEVIFQAEKGPTRCPEPFSGGSKFILEADDDVSDSGGDGGSGGRRPAYVQPSIMPQKQWVYIKKERSQEDLVLTCEEDEDPVEVGPAPGEPPLSISDVRTLTEPSGAKLEEQVNFCESSEDFPSPYEGLEEGPGGGGSFAQRSLMPMDMQGNQILVFPPQTPVEHGAVQLAAGSGDGNKIFMCHCGKAFSHKSMRDRHVNMHLNLRPFDCPVCNKKFKMKHHLTEHMKTHTGLKPYECDVCAKKFMWRDSFMRHKGHCERRHRLSGAGGGPKKEPVAAGGGGEGDWAVLREPQAAGRSPRSELVFSGGSGAKM, encoded by the coding sequence GCAGTCCATCCCCAGCACCATGGACCCGGCGTGCGGTGCCATTGTGCATGTGGACTTCCCTGAGATCACCAGTGCCCTGCTGgagaacctgaaccagcagcggGTGGAGGGCAAGCTGTGCGACATCTCCATCCACGTGCAGGGCCGGGTGTTCCGGGCCCACCGGGCCGTGCTCGCCGCCTCCTCGCCCTACTTCCATGACCAGGTGCTCCTGAAGAACATGACATCCATTGTGCTGCCCAACGTCATGGACCCGGGCGCCTTTGAGACAGTGCTGGGCTCTGCGTACACCGGCAAGCTGAGCATGGCCTCGGATGAGATTGTCAACTTCCTCACTGTGGGCAGCGTGCTTCAGATGTGGCACATTGTGGACAAGTGCACGGAGCTGCTCAAGGAGGGGCGGGGCACCACTGGCCCCtcaccttcctcctccttccgTGCCCACTCCAGCCGCACCAGCGAGAACCAGTCCCCGAGCAGCAGTAACTACTTCAGCCCCCGGGAGACGGGCGAGGGGCCGGAGCATGGGCCTGCCAAGTACGCGCTGCGAGGGGTGGCTGGCGGCATAGAGCGGGACGGATCGGAGGGGCTGGACGAGGAGGTGATCTTCCAGGCCGAGAAGGGTCCCACCCGCTGCCCCGAGCCCTTCTCCGGCGGCAGCAAGTTCATCCTGGAGGCAGACGACGACGTGAGTGACAGcggcggggatggggggagcggggggcggcGCCCAGCCTATGTGCAGCCCAGCATCATGCCCCAGAAGCAGTGGGTATACATCAAGAAGGAGCGGTCCCAGGAGGACTTGGTGCTGACGTGTGAGGAGGACGAGGACCCAGTGGAGGTGGGGCCGGCCCCTGGTGAGCCCCCCCTCAGCATCAGTGACGTGCGTACGCTGACTGAGCCCTCCGGGgccaagctggaggagcaggtcAACTTCTGCGAGTCCTCGGAGGACTTCCCCTCGCCCTatgaggggctggaggaggggccgGGCGGTGGCGGCAGCTTTGCCCAGCGTTCCCTAATGCCCATGGACATGCAGGGCAACCAGATCTTGGTCttccccccccagacccctgtgGAGCACGGGGCCGTGCAGCTGGCGGCCGGCTCGGGCGATGGCAACAAGATCTTCATGTGCCACTGTGGCAAGGCCTTCTCCCACAAGAGCATGCGCGACCGGCACGTCAACATGCATCTCAACCTGCGCCCCTTCGACTGCCCCGTCTGCAACAAGAAGTTCAAGATGAAGCACCACCTGACGGAGCACATGAAGACGCACACCGGCCTCAAGCCCTACGAGTGCGACGTCTGTGCCAAGAAGTTCATGTGGCGAGACAGCTTCATGCGCCACAAGGGGCACTGTGAGCGGCGCCACCGCCTGTCCGGGGCGGGTGGGGGACCCAAGAAGGAGCCTGTggcggcaggcgggggaggggagggcgacTGGGCAGTGCTGCGGGAGCCCCAGGCTGCCGGGAGGTCTCCGCGCAGCGAACTGGTCTTCAGCGGGGGGAGCGGGGCAAAGATGTGA
- the ZBTB22 gene encoding zinc finger and BTB domain-containing protein 22 isoform X3 produces MDPACGAIVHVDFPEITSALLENLNQQRVEGKLCDISIHVQGRVFRAHRAVLAASSPYFHDQVLLKNMTSIVLPNVMDPGAFETVLGSAYTGKLSMASDEIVNFLTVGSVLQMWHIVDKCTELLKEGRGTTGPSPSSSFRAHSSRTSENQSPSSSNYFSPRETGEGPEHGPAKYALRGVAGGIERDGSEGLDEEVIFQAEKGPTRCPEPFSGGSKFILEADDDVSDSGGDGGSGGRRPAYVQPSIMPQKQWVYIKKERSQEDLVLTCEEDEDPVEVGPAPGEPPLSISDVRTLTEPSGAKLEEQVNFCESSEDFPSPYEGLEEGPGGGGSFAQRSLMPMDMQGNQILVFPPQTPVEHGAVQLAAGSGDGNKIFMCHCGKAFSHKSMRDRHVNMHLNLRPFDCPVCNKKFKMKHHLTEHMKTHTGLKPYECDVCAKKFMWRDSFMRHKGHCERRHRLSGAGGGPKKEPVAAGGGGEGDWAVLREPQAAGRSPRSELVFSGGSGAKM; encoded by the coding sequence ATGGACCCGGCGTGCGGTGCCATTGTGCATGTGGACTTCCCTGAGATCACCAGTGCCCTGCTGgagaacctgaaccagcagcggGTGGAGGGCAAGCTGTGCGACATCTCCATCCACGTGCAGGGCCGGGTGTTCCGGGCCCACCGGGCCGTGCTCGCCGCCTCCTCGCCCTACTTCCATGACCAGGTGCTCCTGAAGAACATGACATCCATTGTGCTGCCCAACGTCATGGACCCGGGCGCCTTTGAGACAGTGCTGGGCTCTGCGTACACCGGCAAGCTGAGCATGGCCTCGGATGAGATTGTCAACTTCCTCACTGTGGGCAGCGTGCTTCAGATGTGGCACATTGTGGACAAGTGCACGGAGCTGCTCAAGGAGGGGCGGGGCACCACTGGCCCCtcaccttcctcctccttccgTGCCCACTCCAGCCGCACCAGCGAGAACCAGTCCCCGAGCAGCAGTAACTACTTCAGCCCCCGGGAGACGGGCGAGGGGCCGGAGCATGGGCCTGCCAAGTACGCGCTGCGAGGGGTGGCTGGCGGCATAGAGCGGGACGGATCGGAGGGGCTGGACGAGGAGGTGATCTTCCAGGCCGAGAAGGGTCCCACCCGCTGCCCCGAGCCCTTCTCCGGCGGCAGCAAGTTCATCCTGGAGGCAGACGACGACGTGAGTGACAGcggcggggatggggggagcggggggcggcGCCCAGCCTATGTGCAGCCCAGCATCATGCCCCAGAAGCAGTGGGTATACATCAAGAAGGAGCGGTCCCAGGAGGACTTGGTGCTGACGTGTGAGGAGGACGAGGACCCAGTGGAGGTGGGGCCGGCCCCTGGTGAGCCCCCCCTCAGCATCAGTGACGTGCGTACGCTGACTGAGCCCTCCGGGgccaagctggaggagcaggtcAACTTCTGCGAGTCCTCGGAGGACTTCCCCTCGCCCTatgaggggctggaggaggggccgGGCGGTGGCGGCAGCTTTGCCCAGCGTTCCCTAATGCCCATGGACATGCAGGGCAACCAGATCTTGGTCttccccccccagacccctgtgGAGCACGGGGCCGTGCAGCTGGCGGCCGGCTCGGGCGATGGCAACAAGATCTTCATGTGCCACTGTGGCAAGGCCTTCTCCCACAAGAGCATGCGCGACCGGCACGTCAACATGCATCTCAACCTGCGCCCCTTCGACTGCCCCGTCTGCAACAAGAAGTTCAAGATGAAGCACCACCTGACGGAGCACATGAAGACGCACACCGGCCTCAAGCCCTACGAGTGCGACGTCTGTGCCAAGAAGTTCATGTGGCGAGACAGCTTCATGCGCCACAAGGGGCACTGTGAGCGGCGCCACCGCCTGTCCGGGGCGGGTGGGGGACCCAAGAAGGAGCCTGTggcggcaggcgggggaggggagggcgacTGGGCAGTGCTGCGGGAGCCCCAGGCTGCCGGGAGGTCTCCGCGCAGCGAACTGGTCTTCAGCGGGGGGAGCGGGGCAAAGATGTGA